A region of the Longimicrobium sp. genome:
AGCGCCTCCAGCGCGTTGCCGAGCGCGACCTCGGTATCGGCCGCCAGGGCGCGCAGCGGGGTGATCCAGAGCACGCGCAGCCCCGGCGCCTTGCCGCCCTGCGGATGCTCCTCCATCCACTCCAGCAGCGGCCCCATCCACGCCGCGTACGTCTTTCCCGTGCCGGTGGCGGCGTGCACAAGCCCGCTCTCGCCATCGCGGTACGCATCCCACACCTCGCGCTGAAACCCGAACGGCGCCCATCCGCGCGACGCGAACCACGCCTCCACCCGTTCGAGCGCGGCGTCGCGTGCGGCCATCGGAGCGGCGGGTGCGGTGCGGGCCAAGATCCTGCCCCGGTGCGGGTGGATGCGACGGACCCCCGCCACACGAGGCAACGACCGCGCCCGCGCGAAATCCAGCCGTTCCGCGCGCTATCGCACCCGGGAAAACAGGCCGGCCGTCCACTGAACGTCCAGTGAACGGCCGCGGGGGTGCTGGTTTCTGCCGCGCGTCACGCGTCCAACACGCCGATGCTCACCAGCCATTCGTCACGATACCGGCGCTGCTCCTCCACCGTCGCCGGCAGCACGTCAGGCCCGGTGGCGAAAATATCCTGCAGCTCCGCTCCGCTTGAGTGGCGCCCTGGCGTGAGGCGGTAGGCGCGAAGTCCGGCCCCCATGTCACGCGCCATTCCGGATGGGTACACGTTTCGGCTCGCGCCGTAACAGAGCAGCCGCGTTCCGTCCTGCTCCAGCACCTCGCGAATGTGGCACAACGCTTCGAAGTAGTCGCTCGCCTCCGCATGGAGTGTCCGGCCCTGGTGCGTCAGGCTGAGCCTGCACGCGCCGTCGGCGGCGGCGAGCGACACTCGCGCCTCTTCCACGGTGCCGCCGGGGAGAAGCATCTGGATCGTGCGAGTTTGTTCGGCCATTTGCGGGTTCTGCTCACGGCGGGTGGCGGCGGGCCGGGCTCCTACGGCGCCTTCCGCGCCGCCACGCCGAACATCAGCGGCAGATCGGGGACGCCGGGGGGCGGATGGAAGCGGCGGTGCTCGTCGGCGCGCATGCCGGGGTGGAGCAGGCAGCCGTTGCTGTACGGCCACTCGCGCAGCGCCTCCAGGGTGAGCCCGGCGTCCAGCAGCGCCGTCACCACGTCGGAGATCCCCCAGGCGAACTCCCAGGTGGGGTGCGGGTTGCGGAAGTCCTGCACTCCCGGCTCGGCCCGCGCGCCGTGCAGCAGCCCCTCGCCCGAGGCGGCCACGTAGTCGCCGATCCCCTCTGGCTCATGGATCGGCGTGCCGTACGAACGGTACGGGTAGAGGGGCCGCAGGTCCCCGCCCTGCATCATGGCCGCGGGGTGGAACTCCACCAGCACGAACCTTCCTCCCGGGCGCAGCACCCCCGCGATCCCGCGCCCCCACGCCTCCAGGTCCGAGAGCCACCCCACCGCGCCGTACGACGAGAAGACCCGGTCGAAGGTGCGCCCCGCCTCTGCCGCCTCGCGCAACCAGTCGTACACGTCCGCGCGCTCGAACTCCGCCGCGATCCCGCTCGCCGCCGAAAGCTCGCGCGCGAAGCGGATCGCCTCGTCGCTGATGTCCACCCCCGTCGCGCGGGCGCCGCGGCGGGCCAGGGACAGCGTGTCCTGCCCCGCGTTGCACTGCAGGTGCAGCAGTTCCAATCCCTTCACATCGCCCAGCAGCTCCAGCTCCTCGGGAAAAAGGGTATCGCCGCCGGCGCGCAAGAACGCCGCCTGGTCGCCCTTGTGGCTGTTGTGCGCGGCCGTGGCGGCGTTCCAGGAAAGCCGGTTCTGCTCGTGGAGGTCGTGTCGCATCTGTACCCAGAAGAAGGATCGGCGAAGAGCCTCAACGCTCGACTCCCCGTTGGAGCTGGAGCGCCCGTTCGTATACGCGAGAGCAGAGGGCGTCCGCGTTGGGCGAGAAGGTGCCGTCGGTAAGACTGCCAATACCGCCGTAGCATTCGAGGATGCGCTGCAAGCCGTGCGTGTCGCTGTTGCGTAGCTCGCGCTCGGCTCGCGCGAGCTCATCGTTCAGCTCCAGGCTCACGTCGCCTCGTATAAGTTCCCGGAGCCTTGTCAGGTCCGCGATCAACGCGGGAACCTCCGGGTGGAGCGTCGCCGATCCAACGGGACTGCTGGCTGGCTGAACGTCGGGCACGATGCCGGGTTGGGCCGTGCGGCCGAGGACCGCCTCCACGACCAGGGAACCCAGGATAAAAGTGGTGCACCCCACCACGATAGCCTGGATAGCTCCAGCATTTGGGAACGGAGCCTCGGAGCCGAACTCGGCGGCATAATAGTATTCAGCGATCTCGTCGAGGACCCCCACGACCACCAGGGTTGACCAGAACGACCGCCAAACCGCGCTCAGGCGGCGCGTGAGCAGGGTCGTAACCCCCCCGAGCACCGCGGCCCACGCGAGGTAAGGCAGGCTCAGCGGGCGGACGGGCGCAGTGGCCACCCACGTCGCAACCCCCAGAAGGAGCAGCAGCCCAGCGACTTTGTTTGATCGGGGAATATGTTGAAGCATGTACCGGGACCCTCTCGACGTTTAGGGTCGATGAACCCTTCTTAGGAACCTCTACAGAGGGAACTGCAAGCCGCGGAGAACCCCTTCCGCTGTTCTTTTCGTTCCCTCTGCGTCTCTGTGTGAGGCTGTTCACCCCTCCAGCAGCCCGATGATCGTCTCCAGCGAATCCGCGTCCTCGGGCTTCTTGTCGGTGCGCCAGCGCAGAATGCGGGGGAAGCGCACCGCCACGCCGCTCTTGTGGCGCGGCGAGCGCTGGATTCCCTCAAAGGCCAGTTCGAACACCAGCTCCGGCTTCACCGTGCGCACCGGACCGAACTTCTGCAGCGAGTTGCGCCGCACCCACGCATCCACCTGGCGGATCTCGGCGTCGGTGAGGCCGCTGTACGCCTTGGCAAAGGGCACCAGCTCGCCCTCCTTCCACACCGCAAAGGTGTAGTCGGTGTAGAGCGATGCGCGCCGCCCGTGCCCCCGCTGCGCGTACACCATCACCGCGTCGAGGGTAAAGGGCTCCACCTTCCACTTCCACCAGTCGCCGCGGCGCCGGCCGGTGCGGTAGGGCGAGTCAAGGCGCTTCAGCATCAGCCCCTCCGAAGCGCGCTCGCGGGCGCCGCGGTACGCCTCGATCACCGCGTCCCAGTCGCCTGCCGGGACGATGGGGGAGAGCGGGATGCGGTCCGTGGCGCCGGTGGGGAGGGAGGCGATCAGCTCCTCCAGCCGCGCGCGACGCCAGCGCAGCGGCTCCTCGCGCACGTCGCGGCCGTCGATCTCCAGCAGGTCGTAGGCGAGGAGGACGACGGGGACCTCGGCCAGGATCTTGGGGCCCAGCACCTTGCGCCCGATGCGCCGCTGGAGCTGCGCAAAGGGGAGCGGGCCGCCCTCCTTCCACGGCAGGATCTCGCCGTCGAGCACGGTACCGTCGGGCAAGAGGCCGGCGGCGCGCGCCAGTTCGGGGAAGCGCTCCGTGATCAGCTCCTCGCCGCGCGACCAGAGGTACACGCTGCCGCGCCGGCGGATCATCTGCGCGCGGATGCCGTCCCACTTCCACTCCGCCTGCCACTCGCCGGCGTCGCCCAGCGATTCGGGGCCGCCGTCCAGCGCGTACGCAAGGTAGAAGGGGTAGGGGCGGCTGGCGTCGGCGTCGCTGGTGTCTGCGCCGAAGAGGCGGGTGTAGAAGCCGGGCGTGGGGTCCCAGGTGCCCATCAGTCGGTGCGCCACCGTGGGCTCGTCCACCCCGCCCACACGGGCCAGGGCGCGCACCACCAGGTTCTGCGACACGCCCACGCGAAAGGCGCCGGTGATCAGCTTGTTCCACACGTACGCCTCGGGGCCGCTGAGCTCGGCCCACGCGCCCCGCATCGCCGCGCGCTGGCCGGCCTCGTCCTCGTGGCGCATGGGGAGAAGGCGCTCCTCCACCCAGCGGTGCAGCGGCAGGTCCTCGCGCTCCTCGGATGGCGGCGGAAGGAGCAGGGTGATGGTCTCCGCCAGGTCGCCCACGGCCTCGTGGCACTCGGCGAACATCCACTCCGGCACGCCGCCCATCTCCATCGCCCACTCGGCCAGCCTGCGCGCGGGCACCAGCCGCTTGGGCCGCCTTCCGATCAGGAAGTGCACCGCCCACGCCGCGTCCTCCGGCGCCGCGGACGCGAAGTAGCGCGCCAGCGCGTCCACTTTTTCGCCGGTGCGCGTGGTTTCGTCCAGCTCGGCGTACAGCTCGGCGAACGCTCTCATCGCAGCGACCCTCCGCACGATCCACACCCGAAACAGCAATCTCACACAGAGACACGGAGGGAAACGGAGAGGACAGGAAAGGGTGCTGTATCTCCCTCCTGCCTTTCTTGCCGCTTCCCTCTGTGGCTCTGTGTGAGGCCCTTTGTCTGGATCTTCTACTGCACGATCAGGTCGCGCTTCAGCCAGATGTCATAGTTGTTGGCTCCGCCAACTACCTGATGACCCCAGGCCAGGATCACCTCCCCCGCCGTGGTCCCGAGGATCGCGTGAGGCTCCACGTCGGCAAGGTCCGCGTCGGTGGTCAGGGCGGTCGCGGCGCTCCAGGTGCGGCCGTCCGGGCTGGTGCGGTAGACGACGTTGTAGTGGGCCGTCCCCTGCGCGGTGACGTACGGCAGGAAGAAGCTCCCGTTCGGCATCACGATGGGCGCCGAGTCGTGGTTGTCGTCCGCCTGCGCGAGGGGCGTGGCGGCGGCGGTCCAGTTGTACGGATCGGCCGAAGTCTCCGCGAACAGGTCCATCTTGCCGTCGCTTCCGGCGGATTGGTACGTCACCAGGTACAGACCGTCGCTGGCGCGCTTGGCGATGCGGGGGAGCGCGGCCGCCGTCGTGGTGATGGCGGTCTTGCGGGTGTCCCACGTGGCGCCGCCGTCGGTGGAGCGCGCGATGTAGGCGGCGCCGTTCAGGCGGTGGTACGTCATTGTCAGTGAGCCGTCCGGCTCCACGATCACCGCAGGATTGATCTCGCCGCCAGTGTTCCACCCGAGCCCAATGCGCCCGCGTGCCGTCCACGTTGCCCCGTCCGGCGAGGTGGAGCGGTGGATGCGGTTGCCGCCCTTGTTCCCCTCGTTGTATAGGTAGAAGAGCGCGAACCCGCCCGTCGCCAGCTCCACCAGCGCGGGATGGCGCTCGCTGTTCGTGGCCGCCACAATCGCGCGCGGCACACTCCACGTGGCGCCCTCGTCCGCGGAGTTGCTGATGAACAGGTCGCCCGAGTTGCTGGAGTTGAGGCGCTCGATCACCATCATCAGCGTCCCCGCCCGCGTACGGATCAGCGACGGCTGGTAGTCGGTCTCGGGCCCGGCGTACACGGCGCCCGTCTCCGTGGCCGAGATCACCCGCTGCCCCGTCGCGGGAACGGTAAATCCGGTCGAATCAGCCGTGCAGGCGGCCAGGGCAAGCACAACGAGGCCCAGCGTGGGCTTGTGGATGCGAACCATGTGGAAGAGCTCCGGCGGAGAAGGAGAGGAAGCGAACGGCCCAGTACGAGGAAGGATCTGGAGACCGTGCCGCAGACGCCTAAATTTTATCTAAACGCCTGCGGTAAAACAAGTTGTGCCTTCCTCAACATCTCAGCCATTCCCCCGCGCACTAACGCACTACCGCACTCACGCACTTTCTTGCTGCTCCACCTCAGCCCCCTCTTCCGCCGGCGCGTCCACAGCCACATCGTCGCTCCCGCCCTCCCAGCGGCTGGCGACGGCCAGCGCCTGGATGCCGTGCTCGCGCAGCCACCGAACGACTGGCTCGCGATAGCCGTGCGTGACCCAGACGCACTCGGCGCCGGTCGCCTCGATGGAGGAGAGCAGCGATGGCCAGTCGACGTGGTCGGAGAGGACGAAGCCTCGGTCCACGCCCCGACGCCGGCGCGCGCCGCGGATGCTCATCCACCCCGACGCGAACGCCGCCGACACGGGGCCGAAGCGGCGCATCCACGGCGTCCCGTTCGCCGAGGGCGGGGCGATGACCAGGGCGCGGCTCCAATCGAAGCCCTTGGGCGCGCCCATCGGGTTGTCGGCGGGGGGAAGGGGGATGCCGCCGTCGCGGTAGTCCTGGTTCAGCTTCAGCGCCGCGCCGTGCGCGAAGATGGGGCCGATGGACGGATCGACACCGGCCAGCATCCGCTGCGCCTTGCCCAGCCCATAGCCGAAGAGGAGCGACGCGCGCCCCGCCTCCTGGTTGCCGCGCCACCACGCATCGATCTGCGCGAAGACCTCCGCCTGCGGCCGCCAGCGGTAGATGGGGAGGCCAAAGGTGCTCTCGGTGACGAAGGTGTGGCAGCGCACCGGCTCGAATGGCGTACAGGTGGGGTCCGGCTCCGTCTTGTAGTCGCCCGACACGACCCAAACCTCTCCGCCGCGCTCCACCCTCACCTGCGCCGAGCCCAGGATGTGCCCCGCGGGGTGCAGCGACACCTTCACCCCGCGCACGTCTCTCACCTCGCCCCACTCCAGCGTGTCAATGCGGGCATCGGCGCCCAGGCGCGTCCTCATCACCCGCTCCCCCTCGCGCGAGCCCAGATAGCGCCGGCACCCCCATCGCGCGTGGTCGCCGTGCGCGTGCGTGATCACCGCCCGGTCCACCGGTAGCCAGGGGTCGATGAAGAAGTCACCTGCTTCGCAGTACATCCCCCGGTCAGTAACGCGCAGCAGCATGGGCGTGGTGGCGAGAGTGGCGGCACAGGCGCAAGCGGCCTCCCATGGCGCACGACGCGGGCCGAACCGCACTCAAAAACGCGGGCACGGAGAGATGCTCTTCTCCGTGCCGCTGTCTTCGTCCGTGATCGCCCCTGTGCGGATGCGCGGTTCGGTCATTGCGAAGCGCCCCGATCCCTACACAAACATTCGACGAGGGATCGGAAGATGACGGCAGCAAGCAGAGCGGAGCGCTTCGTGGACGCGCTGTACGCGCTCGAAGACGGGCGGGACGTGGAGCCGCTGGTCACGCTCCATGGCGACGACGCGGACATCTCCAACCCGCTGGCGCCGCACCGGCACACGGGGCCGGAGGGTGCGCGCGAGTTCTGGGAATCGTACCGCGGGACGTTCGACAGCGTGCGCTCCGAATTCCATCACACCGAAGACGCCGGCGACGCGTCGTTCCTGGAGTGGACCAGCACCGGGCGCACTACGCAGGGGCGCGACTTCAGCTACCGCGGTGTCAGCGTGGTCGAATGGAGCGGCGACCGCATCCGCGCGTTTCGCACCTACTTCGACCCGCGCCACCTCAGCCAGCAGATCGCCCCGGCGGCGTAGGACGCCGGGGCTTCACTTCGTCCACACCACGATGCTCCCGCAGCCGCTGAGGGCGTCCTGGAACTGCGGGGGCACCTGGCTCTCGGCGTACACCTCGATCGCCGCGATCTCCTGGGGCTGCACGAGCGAATCCAGGTCGGTGCCGGTCAGGTTCCTCATCATGAGTCCGTTGAAATACAACGTCGGCGCGCACGCATCGCCGAACGCGTTGCGCATCAGGAGGGATTCGCCGCCATCCACACCGCGGATGCTCGAGACGCCCGGCATGTTCTTGAACAGGTCCGAAGTTTCCACCAGCAGCCGCCTCTGCAGGTCGTCCGCGGTAAAGAAGCGCCCCGTCCCCCAGGAGCGCCGCCGCTCGTCGAAGCCGGCGCGGGCGGCCTTCCCCCCGGACCGCGCCGTGACCCGGACCGTGTCCAGCATCGCCGCGAGCCTCGACAGCGCCACGCGCACGGGGCGCGCGCCATCCGCGATGTCCACCACGCGGAGCACGGGGTAGTAGCCGGGCGCGCGCACCTCCAGCATCCGCGTCCCCGAGGGGGCGCCGGTCAGCGTCCACTCACCGTTGGCGTTCGCGCGCGTGGGCACGCCGTTCACCACGCTCACCTGTGCGCCCGGCAGCGGCCGCCCCCCATCCGTGGTCACCACCGTGCCGGTCAGCCGGCCCGGCCCCGTGCGCGTGCGGGGGAGCGGCGGCACCGTGTCGCCCGCCGCGCGGGCGGTGTCGGCGCGCGCGGCCATCCGCGCCTCGCCCAGGAACAGGTCGCGCCGCAGGAACCCCGACCCGGGGACCTCCGCGTCGATGCGGTCGGTGCCCTCGCCGCCGCGGCTCACCACCAGCATCACCGTGCCGGGCGTGGGCACGTCGCAGAGCAGGAATCCTCCGTTGGCCCCGGTGGTCGCCGTGCGCCTCGCCGTCTGCCGCGACATCCCCCCGGTGCCGATGGAGAGCTCCATCCACTCGCCGACCACGGTGGCGCCCGGCACCGGCGCCCCGCCCTCCGCCGCCCGCACGAACCCCATCACCATCCCCCCCGTGCTCCCCTCCGCGCCGCAGAACGCGCTCCTGAGCCGCGCCGGCGCCGGAATGGCGAGGTCCGCGCGCACCTCCCCCTGCCCCGCCACCTGCACCTGGCGGGCGATCGGCTCCAGCCCCAGCGAGTCCAGCACCGGGTGCAGGAAGCCCAGCGCGTATCTCCCCGCCGGCACCCCCGCGAACGAGAACCTCCCCGCCGCGTCCGTCGTGGCCGTCCGCGCATTCGGCGCCGCCACCCCGGTCTGCACCAGCTGCACCGTGGCCTCCGCCAGCGGCGCCCCCGCCACGCTGTCGGTCACCACCCCCCGGATCGTGGCGCCGGTAGTTGCGGCCGTCTGTTGAGCGGCCAGAGGCTTAGCGCACAGCAGCCCGAGCACGGGCGCCAGGTAACGGAAAATTCGCATGGGGAGGCGGCGGGTTCGGCGGGGTGGGCGGGCAAGCAGTTCCTATTCTGGGGCCGTGGAGGTGAGGTGGCAATGACGTTGAGCTCTGCGGCGGCGGGGCGCTCCACGAACGGCACACCTCGTCCTTGCCGCAATTGAGGCGAGCAGCCCGAGGCCGGCTGGCCGATACGGCTGCACGTTCGTCGCGCGCGGCGCACCACCCGCCGCACCGGACCGCCGTTTCACCGCGCCCCTGCCGCATCTCCGCGGGAGAGCTCTCAGCTTGTGCGACGCCGGCCGCTCCACGGCCTGACGCGTCCACATCCAGAGAGGCTCACCCGCATGCCCCTCCCCGTCTCGTCTCGCCCCGTCCTGGCCACCGCGCTCCTCGCGCTGGCCTCCGCCGCCCCGGCCGCTGCCCAGCAGACAGTGACTGCGATGCCAGCGGTGGCCGCCGCGCGAAGCTCTCCGGTTCGCGTCGACGGCCGGCTGGATGATACGGCCTGGAGCGCGGCGCAGCCGGTCTCAGCGTTCGTGCAGGCCGAGCCGTTGGAAGGTGCAGCCGTGCAACAGCCCACGGAGGTGCGCGTCCTGTTCGACGAGGAGGCGATCTACATCGGTGCGCGCATGCACGACTCCACTCCCGGCTCCATCGCGCGGCAGCTCGTCCGCCGCGACGAGTCGGGGCAGTACGACTACTTCGAGGTGTCACTCGATCCCAGCATGAACCGGCGGACAGGCTACCGCTTCCGCGTCTCCGCGGCCGGTGTGCAGGTGGACGACTACCTGTTCAACGACGTGAACGAAGACCGCGCCTGGGACGCGGTGTGGGAGTCGGACGTGCAGATCGACGCGCAGGGGTGGACGGCGGAGATCCGCATCCCGCTGTCCCAGGTGCGCTTCCATCCCTCCGCCAGCCCGCAGGAGTGGGGGATCAACTTCGGAAGGCGGCGGCTGTCGAGCAACGAGCTGAGCTTCTTCGCGCTGGAGTCGCGCCGCGCGCATGGCCGCGTCAGCGTCTTCCGGACCGTCACCGGGCTCCTCCTCCCGCGGTCGGTCCGCAGGCTGGAGGCACGGCCCTATCTGCTGGCGCGCGGCCTCGCCGGGCCCGCGGAGGCGGGGAACCCGTTCTTCGACGGTCGTGAGCAGCGCGCCGGCGCGGGGCTCGACCTTCGCTACGGCATCGGCCCCAGCTTCACGCTCGACGCAACCTTCAACCCCGACTTCGGCCAGGTGGAGGTGGACCCGGCTGTCATCAACCTTTCCGCGGCCGAGACGATCTACCCGGAGCAGCGGCCATTCTTCGTGGAGGACGCCCGCATCTTCGACTTCGGCATCTCCGCCGGCAGCCTCTTCTACAGCCGCCGGATTGGCCGGCAGCCGCAGAAGCCCTCCCTGTCGGGCGCGACCCACGTCGACGTGGCCGACGAGACCTCCATCCTGGGTGCCGCGAAGCTGACCGGGCGCACCAACGGCGGACTCTCCGTGGGGATGCTGGCGGCGGTCACGGGACGCGAGGACGCCAGCGCGTACTTCGCGGGTCGCGACAGCGTGGCGGGCTTCGTGGCCGAGCCTCGCTCCGGCTTCGGCGTCCTCCGGGCACGGCAGGAGCTCCTGGGTGGCAGGACGCTGCTGGGCGCGATCGCCACGGCGGCGCACCGCGAGCTCCCCTCCGACGGCTCCTTCGACTTCCTCCCGTCTCTGGCGACGACGGCCGGCGTCGACTTCGAGCACAGCTGGAGCAGCCGCGCATGGGCGCTGTCGGGCTTCCTTGCCGGGACGCACGTGCGTGGCTCGCGGGAGGCGATAACCCGGCTGCAGCGGTCGCTCAACCACTACTTCCAGCGGCCGGATGCGTACCGCCTGGGCGTCGACTCGTCGGCCACCTCCATGACGGGGGCCGAGTGGCGCCTGCAGCTGGCCCGCCGCAGCGGCCGCTGGACCGGCGCGGTCCACGCGGCAGAGCGCACGCAGGGGTTCGACGCCAACGATCTCGGCCAGTTCCGCTACGGCGAGCGCTTCGACGTGGGAGCAAACCTCTCCTACCAGGAGATCAAGCCCGGGGCGCTGTTCCGGAACTACCGCGTAACCGGCACCACCTTTCACAACTTTCGCCACGAGGTGCTTCGGGACCCGGCCTCCTGGAGCTCGTGGGGGGATGCGCACAAGCGCGGTGTCTTCGCGGGGATTTTTGAAGGCACGTTCCTCAACTACTGGGGGATCAGCCTCACCTCCCAGTACGATCCGGAGAACTACGACGACGAGATGACCCGCGGAGGGCCGCTGATGCTCGATCCCGCGGCCGTGGCCGTCGGTCTTCGGGTCAGCACGGACCGCCGGGAGAAGCTCAGCTTCGAGCCCTCGTTCAGCATGGACAACAACGGTGCCCTCGGCTGGGGCTGGCGGGGCGCGACGCGGGTCTCGTACCGGCCATCGTCCCGGGTGCAGATCGAGGCGGAACCGGCTTACCAGGCGCAGCCCGACGCCGCGCAGTACGTGGCCACCACGGGTGACGTGGGGTACGCGCCGACCTACGGGCGCCGTTACCTGTTCGGGGAGCTGGACCGCCGCACCTTTACGCTGGCCACCCGGCTCAACCTCACCTTTTCGCGAGAGCTGACGCTGCAGTTGTTCGCCCAGCCGCTGCTGTCGGTCGGCGACTTCACCACGTACAAGCAGCTCGCCGGGGCCAGGACGTTCGAGTTCGACCGCTTCGAGGAGGGCACCACCGTGTCCGATACGACGGGCGCGTCGTGCGTGAACGGGCGCACCTGCCTCAGCGGCAATCGGCGCCTGGCGGACTTCGATGCGGACGGACGGGTGGACTTCACCTTCCAGGAGCAGGACTTCCGAATCCGCTCGCTGCGCGGCAACGCCGTTCTGCGCTGGGAGTATCGCCCCGGATCGACGCTCTTCCTGGTCTGGCAGCAGCGCCGCGCCTTCCGGGACCTGGAGGCCGCGAACTTCGACGTGGGAGGCGAGGCGGCGGACCTCTTCCGCGACCGTTCCACCAACATCTTCGTCATCAAGGCGAACTACTGGCTGTCACTGTAGCTTCCGGCTCCGCTCGGGGAAACGATCGCGAAGCGCCGAAAGAGCCCCCCTCCGCCGCATCGGAGGAGGGCTCTTCGATCATCGGAACACGAGCGGTTTCGGTTGCCGAAGCGACAGGGGAATGAAGATCGTCTCATCGAGCTGGCACACTTCCCTGCCTCGCGCTGATGAGGCGGAAAACCGCTTCGAGTGCAGGATCTTCGCCCGCGAAGTAGGCTCTGGCAGTGAGCTGCACTGGCACCTCGGGGCTCATTTCGCGCCGGCGGTCTGCGGGGGTGCTGAGTTGCCATTTGAGCGCAGTGACCCGCCCCCGCACGCGGCTGTAGGGTAGAAGCACACCGGTGGCATCACCATACAGATTACAGCACTCGCTGCTCGCCTCGCCGACGAAGATCGGATCGGCCAGCCGCTCGAGATCGGTGATCAGGTTCCCCGCCGCCGAATAGGTTTGCCGGCCGATCAGCACGTACATCTGATTGCCGGATTTCCGACTGAACGCCACCAGCGTCCGCAACAGCTGTGGATAGGACTGGGTAGTGCCTCCCCCATTGTGACGCAGATCCAGGATCAGGTTCTTGGGGGCACTCTCTTCCAGCACTGACCAGAGTCGCTCTCCGAATTGCGGCAGAGTTTCGTCCTGATCAGGCTGCAGCCCATTTACCTGGACATACAGAGCCTCCCGTTCGGGTAGCAACTGCTCCCAATGCTTCTGCTGGATCTTTCCAAGAAAAAGCGGCGCGGGTACGCGGGGAGGAGCCGGAAGTGTGCCGCCGAAATTGCGACTGGGCGTCGTCGGCAGGTTCAGAGTCTGCGCTGCGCCGTTCTGCCCCTGGATTCGGACGGCAACACTGTCGGCGGTTCTAATCGCCCCGATGCCTTTCAGGATAAAGGTCGCAACCAGCCGGCCTACCGACGTCAGGTGCTCCATATCGCCGTCGATGCTGGTCGCCTGATTGACCCGCCGCAGAGCTTCTTCGGCCGAAAGCGAGCCAATCGACACGACGCGCGACCCGATGTGGTGCTTGAAGCCGTCGTCTGCATCAACAATGTGGATCCCTTCGGGAAAAGCGTAAAGGCGGACCGGTAGCAGTCTGGTGGGGGTGCGTGCGTCGTCGCCGGCAAAGAGCGTCGTGTGGCCTTGATGAAGAATCGCCAGCATCCGGCCCATGCCGATGAATATCTCCTCGTCAGACAGGCGGGGCACGCTTCGCTTCAGCTCCGCATAACGGCGTTCGAACTCGGCGGGGAATGGCCTCTGTCGATAATCCGGGTTGACCCGTTTAACCTCGGTGTAGAGGTGCTCGATGTCACGGACCCAGCCTTCGTCTCTGCTCCAGCCACTCGCGTCCCTCCGCC
Encoded here:
- a CDS encoding DUF5916 domain-containing protein; protein product: MPLPVSSRPVLATALLALASAAPAAAQQTVTAMPAVAAARSSPVRVDGRLDDTAWSAAQPVSAFVQAEPLEGAAVQQPTEVRVLFDEEAIYIGARMHDSTPGSIARQLVRRDESGQYDYFEVSLDPSMNRRTGYRFRVSAAGVQVDDYLFNDVNEDRAWDAVWESDVQIDAQGWTAEIRIPLSQVRFHPSASPQEWGINFGRRRLSSNELSFFALESRRAHGRVSVFRTVTGLLLPRSVRRLEARPYLLARGLAGPAEAGNPFFDGREQRAGAGLDLRYGIGPSFTLDATFNPDFGQVEVDPAVINLSAAETIYPEQRPFFVEDARIFDFGISAGSLFYSRRIGRQPQKPSLSGATHVDVADETSILGAAKLTGRTNGGLSVGMLAAVTGREDASAYFAGRDSVAGFVAEPRSGFGVLRARQELLGGRTLLGAIATAAHRELPSDGSFDFLPSLATTAGVDFEHSWSSRAWALSGFLAGTHVRGSREAITRLQRSLNHYFQRPDAYRLGVDSSATSMTGAEWRLQLARRSGRWTGAVHAAERTQGFDANDLGQFRYGERFDVGANLSYQEIKPGALFRNYRVTGTTFHNFRHEVLRDPASWSSWGDAHKRGVFAGIFEGTFLNYWGISLTSQYDPENYDDEMTRGGPLMLDPAAVAVGLRVSTDRREKLSFEPSFSMDNNGALGWGWRGATRVSYRPSSRVQIEAEPAYQAQPDAAQYVATTGDVGYAPTYGRRYLFGELDRRTFTLATRLNLTFSRELTLQLFAQPLLSVGDFTTYKQLAGARTFEFDRFEEGTTVSDTTGASCVNGRTCLSGNRRLADFDADGRVDFTFQEQDFRIRSLRGNAVLRWEYRPGSTLFLVWQQRRAFRDLEAANFDVGGEAADLFRDRSTNIFVIKANYWLSL